From Gimesia panareensis, the proteins below share one genomic window:
- a CDS encoding two-component system sensor histidine kinase NtrB, which yields MFHVYETRVSRGFQLAIGGLAVLSLTGLVVTLWILVDFHHEQEIVAKIMSHLPDSDLAVARELAGELRFQSQLSILLFLNIIVTGIALVLLVRAYLNSERSLREVKVMASDVLASMDQGVLTTDRDEVITSINPRGRELLSLEEPVIGRPLSDVGVEHTLLCVICSHVNAHHSPVRDCDYTINRDGHEQTLRAGCSLLRNERQEELGTVLHVRDVTERALMEQRLRRMERYAGLGSLATGLQHEIKNPLSALSLHVQLLEEALENQSRSGEIDEMLEVIRTEINRLTSVLEGFRDYASMSEPGRSCVDLKALINKLVRFIRPQAEQQNVNVMVNLPREKPPEIMADSVHIDQVLLNLALNALQAMPDGGTLTIGLNQEGDWLRISITDTGNGIPAELRERIFDPYFTTRHEGTGMGLALCEKIVRQHDGTIDFNTGLSGTTFSVLLPADGTT from the coding sequence ATGTTTCATGTCTACGAAACGCGGGTCAGCCGCGGTTTTCAACTGGCGATCGGTGGGCTGGCAGTACTGAGCCTGACGGGACTGGTTGTCACGCTCTGGATTCTGGTCGATTTCCATCACGAACAGGAAATTGTCGCCAAAATAATGAGTCATCTTCCCGACAGTGATCTGGCAGTCGCGCGGGAACTGGCTGGCGAACTGCGTTTTCAGTCCCAGTTGTCGATTTTATTGTTTCTCAACATTATTGTGACTGGGATTGCCCTGGTTCTGCTGGTACGAGCCTACCTCAACAGCGAACGCTCCCTGCGTGAAGTGAAAGTGATGGCCAGTGATGTTCTGGCAAGTATGGATCAGGGAGTGCTCACGACAGACCGCGATGAAGTGATTACCAGTATCAACCCTCGTGGGCGGGAACTACTCAGCCTGGAAGAGCCTGTGATCGGTCGGCCTCTTTCGGATGTAGGTGTCGAACATACGCTGTTATGCGTGATCTGCAGTCATGTGAATGCCCACCACTCTCCCGTGCGGGATTGTGATTACACGATCAATCGAGATGGACATGAACAGACTCTCAGAGCTGGCTGCAGTCTGTTAAGGAATGAACGCCAGGAAGAACTGGGGACTGTTTTGCACGTACGTGACGTGACTGAACGTGCGTTAATGGAGCAGCGGTTGCGGCGCATGGAACGCTACGCCGGGCTGGGGTCACTGGCAACCGGTCTTCAACATGAAATCAAGAATCCTCTCAGTGCTCTGTCACTTCATGTTCAGTTGCTTGAGGAGGCTCTTGAGAATCAGAGCCGGTCGGGTGAAATTGATGAAATGCTGGAGGTGATCCGTACTGAGATTAATCGGCTGACTTCTGTGCTGGAGGGATTTCGCGACTATGCGTCCATGTCAGAACCGGGACGCTCCTGTGTTGATCTTAAGGCTCTGATTAATAAGCTGGTTCGGTTTATCAGGCCCCAGGCGGAACAACAGAACGTGAATGTGATGGTAAATCTTCCACGGGAGAAACCTCCAGAAATTATGGCTGACTCAGTGCATATTGACCAGGTGCTCCTGAATCTGGCATTAAATGCTTTACAGGCCATGCCTGACGGGGGGACGCTGACGATTGGCCTGAATCAGGAAGGGGACTGGCTCAGAATCAGCATTACGGATACAGGCAATGGGATCCCTGCTGAACTGCGAGAACGAATCTTCGACCCTTATTTCACCACTCGTCATGAGGGGACCGGCATGGGACTTGCTCTGTGTGAGAAGATTGTAAGACAACATGATGGTACAATTGACTTTAATACTGGACTGAGTGGAACCACCTTTTCAGTTTTATTACCAGCAGATGGGACAACATGA
- a CDS encoding sigma-54-dependent transcriptional regulator translates to MNTDGFGILIIDDEPNIRSGLAKGLAREADVLETAQDAEEGLAKFKAGFFQLVISDVRLPGEMDGLELIEQILRSNPQTTTIVITAHGTVETAVKSMRLGAFDFITKPLDLDLIRHQVRKAREHYRLQIENRELRNRLVNAGEVSNIIGNCAAMHDVFQQIRQVAATDATILIQGESGTGKELIARAVHDLSNRSSGPFVAVNLGAMPETLLESELFGHEKGSFSGATRQKPGCFEQAQGGSLFLDEVTEMPAKSQVDLLRVLETQQYMRVGGEEVLTSDARIISATNKAVEPLIEDGSFREDLFYRLNVIPIHIPALRERRDDIPLLIEHFLTHFCQRHHRPLKKVSTDAMRIFVSARWPGNVRQLRNVIERLVVTLPGDVIEATDLPVELSPSPASESAPVKTLAEVTEEAEKEAITTALAACDYHREKTAKLLGVSVRTLHYKMSRYGLH, encoded by the coding sequence ATGAATACAGACGGTTTCGGAATTTTAATCATCGATGATGAACCCAATATTCGTTCCGGGCTTGCCAAAGGTCTGGCCAGGGAGGCTGACGTTCTGGAAACAGCCCAGGATGCAGAGGAGGGGCTCGCTAAGTTTAAAGCTGGTTTCTTTCAACTGGTTATCTCAGATGTACGGCTGCCCGGAGAGATGGATGGTCTGGAACTGATAGAGCAGATACTTCGCAGTAATCCTCAGACGACAACGATTGTGATTACCGCACATGGCACAGTTGAGACCGCTGTCAAATCGATGCGCCTGGGCGCGTTTGATTTTATTACTAAACCTCTGGATCTGGATTTAATACGACATCAGGTTCGTAAGGCCCGTGAGCACTATCGCCTACAGATTGAGAACCGCGAACTCAGAAATCGTCTGGTCAATGCGGGAGAAGTTTCCAATATCATCGGCAACTGTGCCGCCATGCATGATGTCTTCCAGCAGATTCGTCAGGTGGCTGCCACGGACGCCACTATCCTGATCCAGGGGGAAAGTGGAACGGGTAAAGAGTTGATCGCCAGGGCGGTGCATGATCTGAGTAATCGCAGCAGTGGACCGTTCGTGGCTGTCAATCTGGGGGCGATGCCGGAGACACTGCTGGAGAGTGAACTATTCGGTCATGAAAAAGGTTCTTTCAGCGGCGCCACACGACAGAAGCCCGGGTGTTTTGAACAGGCACAGGGAGGCTCATTATTTCTGGATGAAGTCACGGAAATGCCTGCGAAGAGTCAGGTCGATCTACTGCGTGTTCTGGAAACTCAGCAATACATGCGGGTTGGTGGTGAAGAGGTTCTCACCAGTGATGCCCGGATCATTTCTGCAACCAACAAAGCCGTCGAGCCACTGATTGAAGATGGATCATTCCGCGAAGACCTCTTCTATCGTTTGAATGTGATCCCGATCCATATTCCAGCGCTACGAGAGCGACGTGATGATATTCCTCTTCTGATTGAACATTTTCTGACACACTTCTGTCAACGGCATCATCGTCCTCTCAAAAAAGTTTCAACTGATGCGATGCGAATATTCGTTTCTGCCCGCTGGCCGGGCAATGTTCGTCAACTAAGGAACGTAATCGAACGCCTTGTCGTGACACTTCCGGGAGATGTGATTGAGGCTACCGATTTGCCGGTAGAACTCAGCCCGTCTCCGGCCTCGGAATCTGCCCCTGTGAAAACGCTGGCAGAAGTAACCGAAGAGGCGGAAAAGGAAGCGATTACGACGGCGCTGGCTGCCTGTGACTATCATCGTGAAAAAACGGCAAAGCTTCTGGGCGTCAGTGTCCGCACATTGCATTATAAGATGAGCCGTTACGGCTTGCACTAA
- a CDS encoding DUF1501 domain-containing protein → MTQEIQITEKVTRRSFFEHIATGVQGAALTWLLQQDLYADSSPPEEQEKESISGPHHRPRAKSVVHLFMNGGPSQMDLFDPKPMLDKFHGKEHFKQIAGEVEFPERAGALMKSPFQFSRHGESGMWVSDVMPHLAKQVDDITMIRSMYTTNLTHEPALYKIQSGSEFTGHPSLGAWVSYGLGSENQNLPAYVVLDDPLGLPVNGIENWQAGFLPAQHQGTRFRATGSPVLNLKPEFEQPASVTQLERDLISRLDRIHQRQRTYHHQLEARLSTYSLAARMQIAASDALDLSQETAETQKMYGIGQPVTESYGRRCLIARRLIERGVRFVQLFINSQIWDTHSAIASNLKSACQRTDQPVAALLQDLKQRGLLDETLVMWGGEMGRLPIAQLSPDKDARKSGRDHNKNAICTWMAGGGVKPGLVFGKTDELGFAAVENRVSVPDWHATMLHLLGLNHEELFIKRNGLNERLTGVGNHPRIVSEILA, encoded by the coding sequence ATGACACAGGAAATACAAATCACAGAAAAAGTCACCAGAAGAAGTTTTTTCGAACATATCGCAACCGGCGTGCAGGGGGCAGCTTTAACCTGGCTGCTACAGCAGGATCTGTATGCGGATTCCTCTCCCCCTGAGGAGCAGGAGAAAGAAAGTATCTCCGGTCCCCACCACAGGCCGCGCGCCAAATCGGTGGTTCACCTGTTTATGAATGGTGGGCCCAGCCAGATGGATCTGTTTGACCCCAAACCCATGCTCGATAAATTTCATGGCAAAGAGCACTTCAAGCAAATTGCAGGAGAAGTCGAATTCCCAGAACGGGCCGGGGCATTGATGAAAAGTCCGTTCCAGTTCTCCCGCCATGGCGAATCAGGAATGTGGGTTTCAGATGTCATGCCGCACCTGGCAAAGCAGGTGGATGATATCACCATGATCCGTTCGATGTATACGACGAATCTGACACATGAACCTGCCCTCTACAAGATTCAATCGGGAAGTGAATTTACCGGTCACCCCTCATTGGGCGCCTGGGTTTCATATGGCCTGGGAAGTGAGAATCAAAACCTGCCTGCTTATGTCGTTCTGGATGACCCATTGGGGCTACCCGTCAATGGTATCGAGAACTGGCAGGCTGGTTTTCTACCAGCCCAGCATCAGGGGACCCGTTTTCGAGCGACCGGTTCTCCCGTGCTGAATCTGAAACCGGAATTCGAACAGCCTGCGTCAGTCACACAACTGGAACGGGATCTGATTTCACGATTGGACCGCATCCATCAACGTCAACGCACATACCACCATCAACTGGAAGCACGCCTCTCAACCTATTCCCTGGCTGCACGCATGCAGATTGCCGCCTCCGACGCCCTGGATCTTTCCCAGGAGACAGCTGAGACACAGAAAATGTATGGGATCGGCCAGCCTGTCACGGAATCTTATGGACGCCGCTGCCTGATTGCCCGGCGACTCATTGAGCGGGGTGTGCGTTTTGTTCAATTATTTATTAATAGCCAGATCTGGGACACGCACAGTGCTATCGCCTCGAATCTGAAATCAGCATGCCAGAGGACAGATCAACCGGTTGCAGCACTGCTGCAGGATCTGAAGCAGCGTGGACTCCTGGATGAAACACTCGTGATGTGGGGAGGCGAAATGGGCCGACTGCCGATCGCCCAGCTCTCCCCGGATAAAGATGCACGCAAATCCGGCCGTGATCATAACAAAAATGCGATTTGCACCTGGATGGCGGGGGGTGGTGTGAAGCCAGGGCTGGTATTCGGAAAAACAGACGAGCTTGGCTTTGCAGCCGTGGAAAATCGTGTCAGCGTCCCCGACTGGCACGCTACCATGCTGCACCTGCTGGGACTGAACCACGAAGAACTCTTCATCAAACGAAATGGCTTAAACGAACGACTGACGGGTGTCGGCAATCATCCGCGGATCGTCTCAGAAATCCTGGCCTGA
- a CDS encoding PSD1 and planctomycete cytochrome C domain-containing protein: MPPQPLIRHSRPTFYRSDISLGLMFLLVALIPGQSPAAEPAAPVFYEDNVKAILEAKCTRCHNSEKKQAGLDLSSPRSMLKGSESGRILQAGDADASLLFQMIDADEMPPEEKDRLTPTERESLRSWIQAGTHFRKAVKTAPAVTQHDIIPLLHLRCVACHGGRRQEAGLDLRTKQSILKGGKSGPAVVPGDPESSLLIRRIKSAEMPPRRKLVSVSVKPMEANELERLSQWIELGLPEVSESELQEPETLVTEQDRQFWSFQPPAQVQPPQVQHQDRVRNPIDAFILSKLESQGLTFAPTADKRTLMRRLSIDLTGLPPTPQEIDSFLNNHDPKAYEQLVERLLASPRYGERWARHWLDVVGYADSEGAQNEDKLRPHMYRYRDYVIRSLNQDKPYSRFLLEQIAGDELVDYRSGNITPEVYDCLVATGFLRTAPDRTFANITNFVPDRLEVISDEIQILGSAVMGLTIKCARCHSHKFDPIPQSDYYRLTAVFKAAYDEHDWLKSQGPRTLPYVSQQEHKKHQEHERQLSIQQGQLKQRLDQLKPTAPDYQQKSAEIKKQIDALKTQHWPAPRIRALWSRESPSPSYIYKRGNYLTPGRPVPPGVPAVLTSSDETLDFDQKAKNGKPVGRRLVFARWLTQPDHPLTARVMVNRIWLHHFGRGIVNTPGNFGRAGERPTHPELLDWLAREFVRQNWSIKSLHRLMVTSSTYRQSSEISDDAARLDPSGSLLSRMPLNRMEAEVLRDSLLYICGQLDETPFGPADSVESRADGLVTSQRGDKGWRRSIYVLQRRTKIPTLLENFDFPQMGPNCLQRGESLVAPQALHLLNNLMIHQLAEHFASRIRKESGDQPADQINQIYLRALGRPPSSEETEIGLMTLQQLEEKWKSESKDEKKPSDSSQKALTSYCHAIFNLAEFQYID, translated from the coding sequence ATGCCCCCTCAGCCGCTGATCAGACATTCCCGCCCAACGTTTTACCGGTCAGACATCTCCCTCGGTTTGATGTTCCTGCTCGTCGCCCTCATTCCCGGCCAATCCCCTGCAGCAGAGCCCGCTGCTCCTGTCTTCTATGAAGACAACGTAAAAGCGATTCTCGAAGCCAAATGTACCCGCTGCCATAATTCCGAAAAGAAACAGGCCGGGCTTGATCTGAGTTCACCCCGCTCCATGCTTAAAGGAAGCGAATCAGGTCGTATTCTCCAGGCAGGTGATGCTGATGCCAGCCTCTTATTTCAGATGATTGATGCGGACGAAATGCCCCCGGAAGAAAAAGACCGCCTGACTCCCACTGAGCGAGAATCCCTTCGATCCTGGATCCAGGCTGGCACTCACTTTCGGAAAGCTGTGAAAACAGCCCCCGCAGTGACACAGCATGACATCATCCCTCTGCTGCATCTGCGTTGTGTCGCCTGCCATGGCGGACGCCGTCAGGAAGCGGGACTGGACCTGAGAACAAAGCAGTCCATTTTAAAGGGGGGCAAATCAGGGCCGGCGGTTGTACCTGGAGATCCAGAATCAAGCCTGCTGATTCGACGTATCAAGTCAGCTGAAATGCCTCCGCGACGGAAACTGGTCTCAGTGAGTGTCAAACCCATGGAAGCCAATGAACTGGAACGACTCTCCCAGTGGATTGAACTCGGGCTCCCCGAGGTTAGTGAATCAGAATTGCAGGAACCAGAGACACTGGTCACCGAACAGGATCGTCAATTCTGGTCATTTCAACCTCCCGCTCAGGTGCAGCCACCTCAAGTTCAGCATCAGGACCGCGTGCGGAATCCCATCGATGCCTTTATCCTGAGCAAACTGGAATCTCAGGGACTGACGTTCGCCCCCACCGCAGACAAACGAACCCTGATGCGCCGACTTTCAATCGATCTGACAGGCTTGCCCCCCACACCACAGGAAATTGACTCTTTTCTGAACAACCATGACCCCAAGGCCTATGAACAACTGGTTGAGCGACTGCTCGCTTCACCTCGATACGGAGAGCGCTGGGCGCGGCACTGGCTGGACGTCGTCGGTTATGCTGATTCAGAAGGAGCTCAGAACGAGGATAAGTTACGCCCCCACATGTACCGTTACCGAGACTATGTGATCCGTTCCCTGAACCAGGACAAACCCTACTCTCGATTTCTGCTGGAGCAGATTGCGGGGGATGAGCTTGTCGATTACCGTTCAGGTAACATTACGCCGGAAGTCTATGATTGTCTGGTCGCAACCGGCTTTTTACGGACGGCCCCCGATCGCACATTCGCTAACATCACGAATTTTGTGCCGGACCGACTCGAAGTCATTTCAGACGAAATTCAGATCCTGGGCTCGGCCGTGATGGGGCTGACCATCAAATGCGCCCGCTGCCACTCCCATAAATTCGACCCGATTCCTCAAAGTGATTACTACCGTCTGACGGCTGTTTTCAAGGCTGCCTATGACGAGCACGACTGGTTGAAATCTCAAGGCCCCCGAACTCTGCCTTATGTCAGTCAGCAGGAACATAAAAAACATCAGGAACATGAGAGACAGTTATCGATTCAGCAGGGTCAACTTAAACAGCGTCTCGATCAACTGAAACCGACCGCGCCGGACTATCAACAGAAAAGTGCAGAAATCAAAAAACAGATCGACGCCCTGAAAACACAACACTGGCCGGCCCCACGGATTCGCGCCCTCTGGTCGCGGGAATCCCCCTCGCCCAGTTATATCTATAAACGCGGAAATTATCTCACGCCGGGCCGCCCTGTCCCGCCAGGTGTTCCTGCAGTCCTGACTAGTTCGGATGAAACTCTCGATTTCGATCAGAAAGCAAAAAATGGAAAGCCAGTGGGACGCCGCCTTGTCTTCGCCCGCTGGCTTACTCAGCCTGACCACCCCTTGACAGCACGCGTGATGGTCAACCGCATCTGGTTGCATCATTTTGGGCGAGGCATTGTTAATACTCCAGGCAACTTCGGTCGCGCGGGGGAACGCCCCACACATCCAGAGTTGCTGGACTGGCTGGCCAGGGAATTCGTTCGACAGAACTGGAGTATCAAGTCGCTGCACAGACTGATGGTCACATCCAGTACCTATCGGCAGTCCTCTGAAATTTCCGATGACGCAGCCCGCCTTGATCCATCGGGAAGCCTGCTGTCGCGAATGCCACTGAATCGAATGGAAGCCGAAGTTCTCCGCGATTCTTTACTCTACATTTGCGGCCAACTGGACGAAACCCCCTTCGGTCCGGCTGATTCCGTCGAATCGCGTGCGGATGGCCTGGTCACATCCCAGCGGGGAGACAAAGGATGGCGCAGGAGTATCTATGTACTTCAGCGTCGTACAAAAATCCCGACACTACTGGAAAACTTTGATTTTCCACAGATGGGGCCCAATTGTCTGCAACGAGGAGAATCGCTGGTCGCACCTCAAGCGTTGCATCTTTTGAATAATCTGATGATCCACCAGTTGGCTGAGCACTTCGCATCTCGGATACGAAAAGAATCTGGAGATCAGCCGGCAGATCAGATCAACCAGATCTACTTAAGAGCCCTGGGGCGTCCTCCAAGCTCTGAAGAAACCGAGATTGGCCTGATGACATTACAACAGCTGGAAGAAAAATGGAAATCAGAATCCAAGGACGAAAAGAAACCCTCGGATAGTTCTCAAAAAGCGCTTACCAGTTATTGTCATGCCATATTCAATCTGGCCGAATTTCAATACATCGATTGA
- a CDS encoding Nramp family divalent metal transporter gives MSHNISPPDSSNVTGDLAPWGQEDLPAPPPFTIRNLFRTIGPGAILLAGSIGGGEWLIGPTITVKYGMSILWIATVAIALQLLFNLEAIRYTLYTGEPILVGIMRLRPGSKFWAGGYIFAAVAQLGVPALAAGCASVLFATFAGRMAGDGDATALHLLTYLIIAITVGILLSGKTIERMLEYFSWVMIAFIFSFLIAVNLLFVPFSHWLKTLTGFFQFGSLPANLDPLLLATFAATAGSGGIGNLVITNWYRDKGFGMGAKVGSITSAFSHSEMQLSPVGKVFPITEENLTNWNSWWKYVSADQVWLWGMGCLIGMFLNVNLATAVIPENTNMEHLAAGAFQARYMAEQLWTGFWWLALLNGFWVLMSTHLSNTDVLIRTVTDIVWVASPHLRERRKMSVSRLYYFFLAIATIWGLLAVHWGHAIQLFKVLGAVAGPVLAIAALQILIINTRLLPQQLKPPLWRRGALIVCAICYGSLSAAFIWDLFFSPK, from the coding sequence ATGAGCCACAACATCAGCCCACCAGACTCAAGCAATGTGACGGGTGACCTCGCTCCCTGGGGCCAGGAAGACCTGCCGGCCCCGCCTCCCTTTACAATTCGAAATCTGTTTCGAACCATCGGCCCGGGGGCGATCCTGCTCGCCGGCTCGATTGGTGGAGGGGAGTGGCTGATCGGCCCCACAATTACCGTTAAGTACGGTATGAGCATTCTCTGGATCGCTACCGTTGCCATTGCACTTCAACTCCTGTTTAACCTGGAAGCAATCCGCTACACTCTCTATACCGGAGAACCCATTCTGGTGGGCATCATGCGTCTGCGCCCGGGATCAAAATTCTGGGCTGGTGGCTATATCTTTGCAGCCGTGGCTCAGCTCGGGGTACCGGCACTGGCCGCTGGATGCGCTTCAGTTCTGTTTGCAACTTTTGCCGGTCGGATGGCAGGAGACGGTGATGCGACGGCACTGCATCTGCTGACTTACCTGATCATTGCGATTACGGTCGGGATTCTGCTCTCAGGAAAAACGATTGAGCGGATGCTAGAATATTTCTCCTGGGTAATGATCGCGTTTATTTTCTCATTTCTGATTGCGGTCAATCTGTTGTTCGTCCCCTTTTCTCACTGGTTAAAAACACTCACGGGCTTCTTTCAGTTTGGTTCACTCCCGGCAAATCTGGATCCGCTTCTGCTGGCCACGTTTGCTGCAACCGCGGGTTCAGGAGGCATCGGAAATCTGGTGATTACCAACTGGTACCGGGACAAAGGCTTCGGCATGGGAGCCAAAGTCGGTTCGATCACCAGTGCATTCAGTCACAGTGAGATGCAGCTTTCCCCCGTCGGGAAGGTTTTTCCCATCACTGAAGAAAACCTGACTAACTGGAACTCCTGGTGGAAATATGTGTCGGCTGATCAGGTCTGGCTCTGGGGAATGGGCTGTCTGATTGGCATGTTCCTGAATGTCAACCTGGCGACGGCGGTCATTCCGGAAAATACCAATATGGAACACCTGGCTGCGGGCGCATTCCAGGCACGCTACATGGCGGAACAACTCTGGACCGGTTTCTGGTGGCTGGCCCTGTTGAACGGGTTCTGGGTTCTGATGTCGACCCATCTGAGCAATACGGATGTGCTGATTCGAACAGTAACCGATATCGTCTGGGTGGCCAGCCCGCATCTGCGGGAACGCCGCAAAATGAGCGTCAGCCGACTGTATTATTTTTTCCTGGCCATCGCCACCATCTGGGGACTGCTTGCCGTGCACTGGGGGCATGCAATTCAATTGTTTAAAGTTCTAGGCGCCGTGGCAGGTCCGGTTCTGGCCATCGCTGCCCTGCAGATTCTGATCATCAATACCAGACTCCTGCCACAACAACTGAAGCCGCCTCTTTGGCGCCGGGGGGCCCTGATTGTCTGCGCCATCTGCTATGGCAGTTTGTCCGCGGCTTTCATTTGGGACTTGTTTTTCTCTCCCAAATGA
- a CDS encoding sialidase family protein: protein MNNTFVLTGVFSLLIGAALVAAEPKQKPADEIKRMEQIADLALVPPKLNTSPLPEYDYDKLDYGMTIGIERTPGGRLWACWVAGGDSPKAFFVLATSDDDGEHWSHPRLVLDSHSTELPMERSILVGNLWTDPLGRLWLIFDQSMHMFDGRAGVWATVCDNPDADEPVWSAPRRIWHGVTLNKPTVLSSGEWMLPVSLDQREGFGPFKGCFKALDPFRGANVFVSTDQGASWERRGAVRFPNPDWHEHMIVERKDGSLWMLARTAKGIMQSTSLDGGRTWAKPSVPPQIKQPNARFHIRRLASGRLLLIKHGDQIDAHHGRVQLSAWLSDDEGQTWRGGLVLDERKGISYPDGFQAPDGTIYISYDRNRATDGEILLARFTEQDVLARKLTGTKSRLKMLISRATPSGKSKAD, encoded by the coding sequence ATGAATAATACCTTTGTTTTGACAGGAGTATTCTCTCTGCTGATTGGTGCTGCCCTGGTTGCAGCCGAACCAAAACAGAAGCCGGCAGATGAAATTAAACGCATGGAGCAAATCGCCGACCTGGCTTTAGTCCCTCCGAAGCTGAATACATCTCCGCTGCCTGAATATGACTACGACAAGCTGGACTATGGGATGACGATTGGTATCGAGCGCACTCCCGGAGGACGTCTCTGGGCCTGTTGGGTTGCCGGTGGTGATAGTCCGAAGGCTTTTTTTGTTCTGGCGACCAGCGATGATGATGGCGAACACTGGTCGCATCCCCGTCTGGTGCTCGATTCGCATTCCACTGAGCTGCCCATGGAACGCAGTATTCTGGTCGGGAATCTGTGGACGGATCCCCTGGGGAGATTATGGCTGATTTTTGACCAGTCCATGCACATGTTTGATGGTCGGGCCGGGGTCTGGGCGACTGTTTGTGATAATCCCGATGCAGACGAGCCGGTCTGGTCCGCGCCGCGACGCATCTGGCATGGAGTGACATTAAATAAACCCACCGTACTTTCATCGGGGGAATGGATGTTACCTGTTTCCCTGGATCAGCGCGAAGGTTTTGGTCCATTCAAAGGCTGTTTTAAAGCGCTAGATCCGTTTCGCGGCGCCAACGTTTTTGTTTCGACTGACCAGGGAGCATCCTGGGAACGCCGAGGAGCGGTTCGGTTCCCCAATCCAGACTGGCACGAGCATATGATTGTCGAACGCAAGGACGGTTCACTCTGGATGCTGGCCAGAACTGCCAAAGGGATTATGCAGTCCACGTCCCTGGATGGGGGGCGGACCTGGGCGAAGCCGTCAGTACCACCTCAAATCAAGCAGCCGAACGCCCGCTTTCATATTCGCAGACTGGCTTCAGGGCGTCTGCTCCTGATTAAACATGGAGATCAAATCGATGCACATCACGGGCGAGTTCAGTTAAGTGCCTGGTTGTCAGACGATGAGGGACAGACCTGGCGGGGAGGACTGGTTCTCGATGAGCGAAAAGGGATTTCTTACCCGGATGGGTTCCAGGCACCAGATGGTACGATTTATATTTCTTACGACCGGAATCGGGCCACGGATGGGGAAATTCTTCTGGCGCGGTTCACCGAACAGGATGTCCTGGCCCGGAAGCTGACTGGCACAAAATCGCGATTGAAGATGTTGATCAGCAGAGCCACTCCTTCCGGGAAATCTAAAGCCGATTAA
- a CDS encoding SRPBCC family protein, whose amino-acid sequence MLNISRTSSGDYEFESEIFVPHPLQDIFDFFAQPENLEKITPPWLNFRIITPRPISMQAGTLIDYQLKLHGIPLRWRTEITEWIPLVRFVDTQLKGPYRTWRHTHTFAERDNGTLVQDHVLYSVYGGALINRLFVQKDVERIFQYRLDQLKKFTSAGLPD is encoded by the coding sequence ATGTTGAACATAAGTAGAACGTCTTCTGGAGACTATGAATTTGAGTCAGAAATATTCGTTCCCCACCCGCTTCAGGATATTTTCGATTTTTTTGCTCAACCAGAAAATCTCGAGAAGATTACTCCCCCCTGGCTAAATTTCAGAATCATCACTCCCCGTCCCATTAGCATGCAGGCCGGCACATTGATCGATTATCAGTTAAAACTGCATGGCATCCCCCTCCGTTGGCGAACAGAAATCACAGAGTGGATCCCCCTGGTCCGATTTGTGGACACGCAACTGAAGGGTCCCTATCGGACATGGCGACACACTCACACGTTCGCAGAGCGGGATAACGGAACACTGGTGCAGGACCATGTACTTTACTCTGTTTACGGTGGAGCGCTGATTAACCGGCTGTTCGTTCAAAAGGATGTCGAGCGAATATTTCAGTACAGGCTGGATCAGTTGAAGAAGTTCACATCCGCTGGCCTGCCTGATTAA